Proteins found in one Primulina eburnea isolate SZY01 chromosome 16, ASM2296580v1, whole genome shotgun sequence genomic segment:
- the LOC140817213 gene encoding patatin-like protein 7 isoform X1 produces MARIGVDNVKSYSFGIQEPTIDADKLSYEIFSILESNFLFGCDDQNILVPKQLTEQQQQLGNDVVLKGEDGFQAMKNQRWKTCILSIDGGGMQNILSGKVLSFLETALKSKSGNPNARIADYFDVAAGAGVGGIFTAMLFATNDQNHPIFHADDTWKFLESESEKTCHPAKTRNNKGHILKRFFRKTGGADFSATSLEKAIKEAFKDEKTGRSLTLKNTLKPVLIPCYDLASMAPFLFSRADALESDSFDFNLWEVCMATAAEPGFFGPVCMKSVDGSTRCFSVDGGLAMNNPTAAAITHVLHNKQEFPFVKGVEDILVLSLGAGGQVLGGSFDYEEVKKWKSKDWARPSARISADGSAELVDQAVALAFGDSRSSNYVRIQSQANGTNLGQHGSTIGAADDMLKQKNVESVLFKGKRIGERSNFEKLEWFAEQLVLEHQRRSCGIASTVAFKQATPKTS; encoded by the exons ATGGCGCGTATTGGTGTTGATAATGTTAAAAGTTATTCGTTTGGAATACAAGAACCCACTATTGATGCGGATAAATTGAGCTACGAGATTTTCTCGATACTGGAATCCAATTTTTTATTTGGCTGTGATGATCAGAACATATTGGTTCCGAAGCAGCTGACagagcagcagcagcagctagGAAACGATGTCGTGCTTAAAGGAGAAGATGGCTTTCAGGCAATGAAAAACCAGAGGTGGAAGACATGCATCCTCAGCATAGATGGCGGTGGGATGCAGAACATTCTATCGGGTAAAGTGCTGTCGTTTTTGGAGACTGCCTTGAAAAGTAAGTCTGGCAATCCAAACGCCAGAATAGCTGATTATTTCGACGTTGCCGCCGGGGCCGGTGTAGGTGGTATTTTCACGGCGATGCTTTTCGCCACCAACGATCAGAACCACCCGATCTTCCACGCAGATGACACGTGGAAGTTTCTGGAATCGGAGAGTGAAAAAACCTGCCACCCCGCAAAAACACGCAATAACAAGGGCCACATACTCAAGCGATTTTTCAGGAAAACCGGCGGCGCTGATTTTTCCGCCACGAGTTTAGAGAAGGCGATAAAGGAAGCTTTCAAGGATGAGAAAACCGGGCGAAGCTTAACGTTGAAAAATACTTTGAAACCGGTTTTGATACCTTGCTACGACCTTGCCAGTATGGCGCCGTTTCTATTCTCCCGAGCAGATGCTCTCGAATCAGACAGCTTCGATTTCAACCTCTGGGAGGTATGTATGGCCACAGCAGCAGAACCCGGGTTTTTCGGCCCGGTTTGCATGAAGTCGGTTGATGGGTCGACACGTTGCTTTAGTGTGGACGGAGGGTTGGCGATGAACAATCCAACGGCGGCGGCTATTACCCACGTGCTGCATAACAAACAGGAGTTCCCTTTTGTGAAAGGGGTTGAGGATATTTTGGTACTTTCACTCGGAGCGGGCGGCCAGGTTCTCGGAGGCAGCTTTGACTATGAGGAGGTCAAGAAATGGAAGTCTAAAGATTGGGCTCGGCCGTCGGCTAGGATTTCGGCCGATGGCTCCGCTGAGTTGGTTGACCAAGCCGTAGCTTTGGCTTTCGGTGACAGCCGTAGCAGCAATTACGTCCGCATTCAG TCGCAGGCTAATGGAACGAACTTGGGTCAACATGGGTCGACGATCGGAGCGGCCGATGATATGCTGAAGCAAAAAAACGTCGAATCGGTCCTCTTCAAAGGTAAGAGGATAGGAGAGAGGAGCAATTTCGAGAAACTCGAATGGTTTGCTGAACAGCTAGTGCTGGAACATCAGAGGAGAAGTTGTGGAATAGCTTCCACTGTTGCATTCAAGCAAGCTACCCCAAAAACTTCTTGA
- the LOC140817213 gene encoding patatin-like protein 7 isoform X2 encodes MARIGVDNVKSYSFGIQEPTIDADKLSYEIFSILESNFLFGCDDQNILVPKQLTEQQQQLGNDVVLKGEDGFQAMKNQRWKTCILSIDGGGMQNILSGKVLSFLETALKSKSGNPNARIADYFDVAAGAGVGGIFTAMLFATNDQNHPIFHADDTWKFLESESEKTCHPAKTRNNKGHILKRFFRKTGGADFSATSLEKAIKEAFKDEKTGRSLTLKNTLKPVLIPCYDLASMAPFLFSRADALESDSFDFNLWEVCMATAAEPGFFGPVCMKSVDGSTRCFSVDGGLAMNNPTAAAITHVLHNKQEFPFVKGVEDILVLSLGAGGQVLGGSFDYEEVKKWKSKDWARPSARISADGSAELVDQAVALAFGDSRSSNYVRIQANGTNLGQHGSTIGAADDMLKQKNVESVLFKGKRIGERSNFEKLEWFAEQLVLEHQRRSCGIASTVAFKQATPKTS; translated from the exons ATGGCGCGTATTGGTGTTGATAATGTTAAAAGTTATTCGTTTGGAATACAAGAACCCACTATTGATGCGGATAAATTGAGCTACGAGATTTTCTCGATACTGGAATCCAATTTTTTATTTGGCTGTGATGATCAGAACATATTGGTTCCGAAGCAGCTGACagagcagcagcagcagctagGAAACGATGTCGTGCTTAAAGGAGAAGATGGCTTTCAGGCAATGAAAAACCAGAGGTGGAAGACATGCATCCTCAGCATAGATGGCGGTGGGATGCAGAACATTCTATCGGGTAAAGTGCTGTCGTTTTTGGAGACTGCCTTGAAAAGTAAGTCTGGCAATCCAAACGCCAGAATAGCTGATTATTTCGACGTTGCCGCCGGGGCCGGTGTAGGTGGTATTTTCACGGCGATGCTTTTCGCCACCAACGATCAGAACCACCCGATCTTCCACGCAGATGACACGTGGAAGTTTCTGGAATCGGAGAGTGAAAAAACCTGCCACCCCGCAAAAACACGCAATAACAAGGGCCACATACTCAAGCGATTTTTCAGGAAAACCGGCGGCGCTGATTTTTCCGCCACGAGTTTAGAGAAGGCGATAAAGGAAGCTTTCAAGGATGAGAAAACCGGGCGAAGCTTAACGTTGAAAAATACTTTGAAACCGGTTTTGATACCTTGCTACGACCTTGCCAGTATGGCGCCGTTTCTATTCTCCCGAGCAGATGCTCTCGAATCAGACAGCTTCGATTTCAACCTCTGGGAGGTATGTATGGCCACAGCAGCAGAACCCGGGTTTTTCGGCCCGGTTTGCATGAAGTCGGTTGATGGGTCGACACGTTGCTTTAGTGTGGACGGAGGGTTGGCGATGAACAATCCAACGGCGGCGGCTATTACCCACGTGCTGCATAACAAACAGGAGTTCCCTTTTGTGAAAGGGGTTGAGGATATTTTGGTACTTTCACTCGGAGCGGGCGGCCAGGTTCTCGGAGGCAGCTTTGACTATGAGGAGGTCAAGAAATGGAAGTCTAAAGATTGGGCTCGGCCGTCGGCTAGGATTTCGGCCGATGGCTCCGCTGAGTTGGTTGACCAAGCCGTAGCTTTGGCTTTCGGTGACAGCCGTAGCAGCAATTACGTCCGCATTCAG GCTAATGGAACGAACTTGGGTCAACATGGGTCGACGATCGGAGCGGCCGATGATATGCTGAAGCAAAAAAACGTCGAATCGGTCCTCTTCAAAGGTAAGAGGATAGGAGAGAGGAGCAATTTCGAGAAACTCGAATGGTTTGCTGAACAGCTAGTGCTGGAACATCAGAGGAGAAGTTGTGGAATAGCTTCCACTGTTGCATTCAAGCAAGCTACCCCAAAAACTTCTTGA
- the LOC140817213 gene encoding patatin-like protein 6 isoform X3: MARIGVDNVKSYSFGIQEPTIDADKLSYEIFSILESNFLFGCDDQNILVPKQLTEQQQQLGNDVVLKGEDGFQAMKNQRWKTCILSIDGGGMQNILSGKVLSFLETALKSKSGNPNARIADYFDVAAGAGVGGIFTAMLFATNDQNHPIFHADDTWKFLESESEKTCHPAKTRNNKGHILKRFFRKTGGADFSATSLEKAIKEAFKDEKTGRSLTLKNTLKPVLIPCYDLASMAPFLFSRADALESDSFDFNLWEVCMATAAEPGFFGPVCMKSVDGSTRCFSVDGGLAMNNPTAAAITHVLHNKQEFPFVKGVEDILVLSLGAGGQVLGGSFDYEEVKKWKSKDWARPSARISADGSAELVDQAVALAFGDSRSSNYVRIQFGGFGEIRQAGAGMD; this comes from the exons ATGGCGCGTATTGGTGTTGATAATGTTAAAAGTTATTCGTTTGGAATACAAGAACCCACTATTGATGCGGATAAATTGAGCTACGAGATTTTCTCGATACTGGAATCCAATTTTTTATTTGGCTGTGATGATCAGAACATATTGGTTCCGAAGCAGCTGACagagcagcagcagcagctagGAAACGATGTCGTGCTTAAAGGAGAAGATGGCTTTCAGGCAATGAAAAACCAGAGGTGGAAGACATGCATCCTCAGCATAGATGGCGGTGGGATGCAGAACATTCTATCGGGTAAAGTGCTGTCGTTTTTGGAGACTGCCTTGAAAAGTAAGTCTGGCAATCCAAACGCCAGAATAGCTGATTATTTCGACGTTGCCGCCGGGGCCGGTGTAGGTGGTATTTTCACGGCGATGCTTTTCGCCACCAACGATCAGAACCACCCGATCTTCCACGCAGATGACACGTGGAAGTTTCTGGAATCGGAGAGTGAAAAAACCTGCCACCCCGCAAAAACACGCAATAACAAGGGCCACATACTCAAGCGATTTTTCAGGAAAACCGGCGGCGCTGATTTTTCCGCCACGAGTTTAGAGAAGGCGATAAAGGAAGCTTTCAAGGATGAGAAAACCGGGCGAAGCTTAACGTTGAAAAATACTTTGAAACCGGTTTTGATACCTTGCTACGACCTTGCCAGTATGGCGCCGTTTCTATTCTCCCGAGCAGATGCTCTCGAATCAGACAGCTTCGATTTCAACCTCTGGGAGGTATGTATGGCCACAGCAGCAGAACCCGGGTTTTTCGGCCCGGTTTGCATGAAGTCGGTTGATGGGTCGACACGTTGCTTTAGTGTGGACGGAGGGTTGGCGATGAACAATCCAACGGCGGCGGCTATTACCCACGTGCTGCATAACAAACAGGAGTTCCCTTTTGTGAAAGGGGTTGAGGATATTTTGGTACTTTCACTCGGAGCGGGCGGCCAGGTTCTCGGAGGCAGCTTTGACTATGAGGAGGTCAAGAAATGGAAGTCTAAAGATTGGGCTCGGCCGTCGGCTAGGATTTCGGCCGATGGCTCCGCTGAGTTGGTTGACCAAGCCGTAGCTTTGGCTTTCGGTGACAGCCGTAGCAGCAATTACGTCCGCATTCAG TTTGGAGGTTTTGGTGAGATTAGACAGGCTGGGGCCGGGATGGACTAA
- the LOC140817387 gene encoding tetraspanin-6-like, with protein MYRFSNTLIGFLNLFTLLASIPIIGAGLWMARSSTTCENFLQTPLLVVGFVVLIISLAGFIGACFHVAWALWVYLAIMLLIIATLMGLTIFGFVVTSPGGGIEVPGRTYQEYHLDKYSGWLRKRIEDPRYWMTVRSCILGSKTCGQVVSWTPYDYLTKDMSPVQSGCCKPPTSCDYTATTTAQDADCYRWNNAPNVLCYECDSCKAGVLENVRRDWHKLAVLSIVMLLFLIGIYSIGCCAFQNAKRAETDYPYGHNRMSKVQPRWDFHWWRWLDDRRNQLY; from the exons ATGTACAGATTCAGCAACACATTGATAGGATTTCTCAACCTCTTCACCCTCTTagcttcgataccgataatcgGGGCCGGGTTATGGATGGCGAGAAGCAGCACGACCTGTGAAAACTTTCTCCAAACACCCCTTCTAGTGGTGGGCTTCGTAGTCCTGATAATATCATTGGCAGGATTCATAGGTGCATGCTTCCATGTTGCGTGGGCACTTTGGGTTTATTTGGCTATCATGCTGCTGATCATAGCAACTTTGATGGGATTAACGATATTCGGATTCGTCGTCACGAGCCCGGGAGGTGGTATTGAAGTGCCTGGGAGGACATATCAGGAGTATCATCTGGACAAGTATTCGGGATGGTTAAGGAAAAGGATCGAGGATCCGAGGTATTGGATGACTGTTAGGAGCTGTATTTTGGGGTCCAAGACTTGCGGTCAGGTTGTTTCGTGGACTCCTTATGATTATTTGACTAAAGACATGTCTCCAGTTCAG TCTGGCTGTTGCAAGCCACCAACATCATGCGACTATACAGCCACAACGACAGCCCAGGACGCAGATTGCTACAGATGGAACAACGCCCCGAACGTGCTTTGCTACGAGTGTGACTCGTGCAAGGCCGGCGTGCTCGAAAACGTGCGTAGGGATTGGCACAAACTCGCGGTGTTGAGCATCGTGATGCTTCTTTTCCTAATCGGGATCTACTCCATAGGATGTTGCGCCTTTCAGAACGCGAAGAGGGCGGAGACCGACTACCCTTACGGCCATAATCGCATGTCCAAAGTGCAACCTAGATGGGATTTCCATTG GTGGAGATGGTTGGATGACAGAAGGAACCAACTTTATTAG
- the LOC140817213 gene encoding patatin-like protein 6 isoform X5, producing the protein MARIGVDNVKSYSFGIQEPTIDADKLSYEIFSILESNFLFGCDDQNILVPKQLTEQQQQLGNDVVLKGEDGFQAMKNQRWKTCILSIDGGGMQNILSGKVLSFLETALKSKSGNPNARIADYFDVAAGAGVGGIFTAMLFATNDQNHPIFHADDTWKFLESESEKTCHPAKTRNNKGHILKRFFRKTGGADFSATSLEKAIKEAFKDEKTGRSLTLKNTLKPVLIPCYDLASMAPFLFSRADALESDSFDFNLWEVCMATAAEPGFFGPVCMKSVDGSTRCFSVDGGLAMNNPTAAAITHVLHNKQEFPFVKGVEDILVLSLGAGGQVLGGSFDYEEVKKWKSKDWARPSARISADGSAELVDQAVALAFGDSRSSNYVRIQLVTCLAGWC; encoded by the exons ATGGCGCGTATTGGTGTTGATAATGTTAAAAGTTATTCGTTTGGAATACAAGAACCCACTATTGATGCGGATAAATTGAGCTACGAGATTTTCTCGATACTGGAATCCAATTTTTTATTTGGCTGTGATGATCAGAACATATTGGTTCCGAAGCAGCTGACagagcagcagcagcagctagGAAACGATGTCGTGCTTAAAGGAGAAGATGGCTTTCAGGCAATGAAAAACCAGAGGTGGAAGACATGCATCCTCAGCATAGATGGCGGTGGGATGCAGAACATTCTATCGGGTAAAGTGCTGTCGTTTTTGGAGACTGCCTTGAAAAGTAAGTCTGGCAATCCAAACGCCAGAATAGCTGATTATTTCGACGTTGCCGCCGGGGCCGGTGTAGGTGGTATTTTCACGGCGATGCTTTTCGCCACCAACGATCAGAACCACCCGATCTTCCACGCAGATGACACGTGGAAGTTTCTGGAATCGGAGAGTGAAAAAACCTGCCACCCCGCAAAAACACGCAATAACAAGGGCCACATACTCAAGCGATTTTTCAGGAAAACCGGCGGCGCTGATTTTTCCGCCACGAGTTTAGAGAAGGCGATAAAGGAAGCTTTCAAGGATGAGAAAACCGGGCGAAGCTTAACGTTGAAAAATACTTTGAAACCGGTTTTGATACCTTGCTACGACCTTGCCAGTATGGCGCCGTTTCTATTCTCCCGAGCAGATGCTCTCGAATCAGACAGCTTCGATTTCAACCTCTGGGAGGTATGTATGGCCACAGCAGCAGAACCCGGGTTTTTCGGCCCGGTTTGCATGAAGTCGGTTGATGGGTCGACACGTTGCTTTAGTGTGGACGGAGGGTTGGCGATGAACAATCCAACGGCGGCGGCTATTACCCACGTGCTGCATAACAAACAGGAGTTCCCTTTTGTGAAAGGGGTTGAGGATATTTTGGTACTTTCACTCGGAGCGGGCGGCCAGGTTCTCGGAGGCAGCTTTGACTATGAGGAGGTCAAGAAATGGAAGTCTAAAGATTGGGCTCGGCCGTCGGCTAGGATTTCGGCCGATGGCTCCGCTGAGTTGGTTGACCAAGCCGTAGCTTTGGCTTTCGGTGACAGCCGTAGCAGCAATTACGTCCGCATTCAG CTAGTCACATGTTTGGCTGGCTGGTGTTAA
- the LOC140817213 gene encoding patatin-like protein 6 isoform X4 translates to MARIGVDNVKSYSFGIQEPTIDADKLSYEIFSILESNFLFGCDDQNILVPKQLTEQQQQLGNDVVLKGEDGFQAMKNQRWKTCILSIDGGGMQNILSGKVLSFLETALKSKSGNPNARIADYFDVAAGAGVGGIFTAMLFATNDQNHPIFHADDTWKFLESESEKTCHPAKTRNNKGHILKRFFRKTGGADFSATSLEKAIKEAFKDEKTGRSLTLKNTLKPVLIPCYDLASMAPFLFSRADALESDSFDFNLWEVCMATAAEPGFFGPVCMKSVDGSTRCFSVDGGLAMNNPTAAAITHVLHNKQEFPFVKGVEDILVLSLGAGGQVLGGSFDYEEVKKWKSKDWARPSARISADGSAELVDQAVALAFGDSRSSNYVRIQTGWGRDGLR, encoded by the exons ATGGCGCGTATTGGTGTTGATAATGTTAAAAGTTATTCGTTTGGAATACAAGAACCCACTATTGATGCGGATAAATTGAGCTACGAGATTTTCTCGATACTGGAATCCAATTTTTTATTTGGCTGTGATGATCAGAACATATTGGTTCCGAAGCAGCTGACagagcagcagcagcagctagGAAACGATGTCGTGCTTAAAGGAGAAGATGGCTTTCAGGCAATGAAAAACCAGAGGTGGAAGACATGCATCCTCAGCATAGATGGCGGTGGGATGCAGAACATTCTATCGGGTAAAGTGCTGTCGTTTTTGGAGACTGCCTTGAAAAGTAAGTCTGGCAATCCAAACGCCAGAATAGCTGATTATTTCGACGTTGCCGCCGGGGCCGGTGTAGGTGGTATTTTCACGGCGATGCTTTTCGCCACCAACGATCAGAACCACCCGATCTTCCACGCAGATGACACGTGGAAGTTTCTGGAATCGGAGAGTGAAAAAACCTGCCACCCCGCAAAAACACGCAATAACAAGGGCCACATACTCAAGCGATTTTTCAGGAAAACCGGCGGCGCTGATTTTTCCGCCACGAGTTTAGAGAAGGCGATAAAGGAAGCTTTCAAGGATGAGAAAACCGGGCGAAGCTTAACGTTGAAAAATACTTTGAAACCGGTTTTGATACCTTGCTACGACCTTGCCAGTATGGCGCCGTTTCTATTCTCCCGAGCAGATGCTCTCGAATCAGACAGCTTCGATTTCAACCTCTGGGAGGTATGTATGGCCACAGCAGCAGAACCCGGGTTTTTCGGCCCGGTTTGCATGAAGTCGGTTGATGGGTCGACACGTTGCTTTAGTGTGGACGGAGGGTTGGCGATGAACAATCCAACGGCGGCGGCTATTACCCACGTGCTGCATAACAAACAGGAGTTCCCTTTTGTGAAAGGGGTTGAGGATATTTTGGTACTTTCACTCGGAGCGGGCGGCCAGGTTCTCGGAGGCAGCTTTGACTATGAGGAGGTCAAGAAATGGAAGTCTAAAGATTGGGCTCGGCCGTCGGCTAGGATTTCGGCCGATGGCTCCGCTGAGTTGGTTGACCAAGCCGTAGCTTTGGCTTTCGGTGACAGCCGTAGCAGCAATTACGTCCGCATTCAG ACAGGCTGGGGCCGGGATGGACTAAGGTAG